The sequence below is a genomic window from Streptococcus oralis.
ATATCATCGCCAACTGCGAGGAAGTCGCGGGTCAAACGGTCTTTCATACACACGTGCACCTCGTACCTCGCTACAGTGCAGAAGATGACCTTAAGATTGACTTTATCGCCCACGAACCAGACTTTGACAAACTCGCCCAAGTCGCTGAAACCATTAAAAATGCTTAAGGAGTTGCCATGAAACTATCCAATCTATTGCTATTTGCAGGAGCTGCAGCTGGAAGTTATTTTGTCGTGAAAAATCGCCAAGCCATTCAGGATGAAGTGCTAGATACAACTGACCGCGTCGAAGCTATCAAAGATGATTTGGATATCATCCAAAACAGCCTACAAATCATCGACCAACAAAAATCCCTTATCAAGGAATACCAAAAAGATTTAACCTATAAATTCAAAGTCTTGGAAAAGGATTTTCAAACTAGAATGGCGGTCCTCCAAGAAGAAAAACAAGAATAAGAGAGCCTCCAAGTTTCCTTAAATCCTTTTTGGGTTACTAGATTCGAACAGAAAAGGGAGGGAATGAAAGTGAAACAGTTTTTAAAAGTTCTAGCGAAGGTCATCGCGATCCCTTGTGGCTGTCTCTGCCTTCTGACGGCTCTAGCATTTCTACTACTGATGAATCTTTTCAAGGCCTCACCGAGTGACATCCAAAAAGGAAATGAATCCTTAAAACAAATATTTATCTCTCTTGACATGCCTCCTGAGAAAGTAGAATCAAATGGAAGGTATCAATTCGAGGGTGGAGGCTTAAATTTCTATGTTACTTTCTCAGATGAGGTTATCAATAGTCACCCCGTCCTAAAAGAAAGTCCAAAACTCACCAAAAACCGACTGGAAGTCTATGTCCTACAGGCAGGGGATATTTCATACTATAAGGTAGGAGACAACTTGTTCAATCATGGTTTAATACAATTTTTAGAAAAGGAAAGTGAGAAGTATTTCCAAGAAAAAGGAAAGAAATCAAATTCTTCTTACACAATTCTAAATTGGAAAGATCAGGAAAATCTTAAAAAGGGAATTGCATTCTATGAAAAAGCTTTGACCTTAGTGGATATTCAAGATAACTCGGCAATCAAACACATTGATACTATTACTATTAAGCCTGGCAAAGAAGCGGAAATCAAGCAACTCATCCAAGAGATGGATGAGGCTGGCTTGCTCACTCAAAAGTATAGATAGTAGACTAACTGGAAAATGATTTTTCGATACTAAATTTCCCAAAATTATACAAAAAAGAGCCTTGAGGCTCTTTTTACTTTATTCTCCTTCAAAGGCATCTTTTATATGGTCAAAGAAGCCTTTTTTCTTTGGATTGACTTTCAAGTCACCTGCAGCTGCGAATTCTTTAAGCGCTGCTTTTTGGCGATCATTCAAGCCTGTCGGAGTCACGACATTAACAGTGACGTATTGGTCACCAACAGCACCACCACGAAGGCTCGGTGCTCCCTTGCCCCGTAGGCGGAATTTCTTACCAGTCTGAGTTCCCTCCGGAATAACCAATTCAACATCTCCATGCACGGTTGGAATTTCCACAGTATCACCAAGAGCTGCTTGGACAAAGTTGAGGTTCAGATTGTAGAAAATAGTCGTTCCTTCACGTTCAAACTTATCACTAGCTTCCACAGAAACCACTACATACAAGTCTCCGTAAGGTCCACCGTTAAAGCCAGCTTCACCTTGACCAGCTAGGCGGATTTGTTGGCCTGTTTCCACACCAGCAGGGATTTTCACATGTACACTATGAGCTTGTTTTTCATGACCTGTACCGTGACAAGTTGTACATGGGTCTTTGATTTCTTTTCCACGACCATGACAGACATCACAGGTTACTTGGCGACGCATCATACCAAGAGGAGTCTGCGTATCGACGTTAATGACACCAGCGCCATGACAGCGTCCACAAGTGACTGGACTTGTCCCTGGTTTAGCACCAGATCCGTTACATGTACGACAGCTTGCTTCACGATTGTATTTGACTTCTTTTTCCGTTCCGAAGATAGCCTCTTCAAAGGTCAAGTTCACACGATACTGGAGGTCATCCCCTTGACGAGGAGCGTTTGGATTGCGCGAAGCTCCGCCTCCTCCGAAAAAACTTGAGAAGATATCTTCAAAACCACCGAAGCCACCTGCTCCGTCAAAGCCACCGAAACCACCAGCACCACCAAAGCCACCGTTGGCACCTGCAGCACCATATTGGTCGTAGGCTGCACGTTTTTGGTCGTCACTCAAAGTCTCATAGGCTTCTTGAACTTCCTTGTACTTTTCCTCAGCACCAGGCTCCTTGTTGATATCTGGGTGATATTTTTTGGAAAGCTTACGATAAGCCTTTTTGATCTCGTCTGCCGAAGCGTTTTTTGACACCCCCAGACGATCATAAAATTCAGTATTGTTCATACAAGATACCAAGACCGTAAAATTCGACTGAAAAATAGGAAATCTGACGCTGGAGCGATGCTCCTAGGCAGATTTATCTTTTTTCCGAGAATTTAGGTCGGGTTCAATTCCTTTCTTTTATATTGATGAGACAAGACCCAAACAAATCAGGTTCAGTCCCTTTTTACCGAAAAACAGAGGCTGGGTTGCAACCTCTGGATTTCTTCTTATCATTACGACGTGAGATTTTCGAAACGATACTTTTTGAAAAATTTTTAACGCGGTAGCTGATAGGATTTTAGGTTC
It includes:
- the dnaJ gene encoding molecular chaperone DnaJ codes for the protein MNNTEFYDRLGVSKNASADEIKKAYRKLSKKYHPDINKEPGAEEKYKEVQEAYETLSDDQKRAAYDQYGAAGANGGFGGAGGFGGFDGAGGFGGFEDIFSSFFGGGGASRNPNAPRQGDDLQYRVNLTFEEAIFGTEKEVKYNREASCRTCNGSGAKPGTSPVTCGRCHGAGVINVDTQTPLGMMRRQVTCDVCHGRGKEIKDPCTTCHGTGHEKQAHSVHVKIPAGVETGQQIRLAGQGEAGFNGGPYGDLYVVVSVEASDKFEREGTTIFYNLNLNFVQAALGDTVEIPTVHGDVELVIPEGTQTGKKFRLRGKGAPSLRGGAVGDQYVTVNVVTPTGLNDRQKAALKEFAAAGDLKVNPKKKGFFDHIKDAFEGE